One Rhipicephalus microplus isolate Deutch F79 chromosome 4, USDA_Rmic, whole genome shotgun sequence genomic window carries:
- the LOC119172494 gene encoding uncharacterized protein LOC119172494, with product MNVVPQSVIMTLVRLKCHCYIQFRFLLCVLSPPGGASVFYVYIRCVAYNKRLFVRWCCRCFLRLSQTPHWRRGWNKHVKLPSASSVVRVRPTMSFSGLAPPPPFLPTPGRPSLSWEEWEQTLTVYLLASGAAEFPPARRKAILLHCLGAEGQRVYRTLPAGSNVAAPASAVAPEVQEKPPAAATDEYEAALIALRQQFSTSGNVVVERHRFHRRSQHAGKSVHDFVPALRELVSHCLFASQDDALRDRFVAGVVSNRVRERLLLEGSSLSFESAVRIALQFEQAAEELKEFSASVEPVSVQRRSQYSHSSRNFNFQPKAHFQQNSPSATGSRAPQGPRLPSARQR from the exons ATGAATGTGGTCCCGCAGTCTGTTATCATGACG cTCGTGCGACTAAAATGCCATTGttatattcagtttcggtttttactttgtgttctttcacccccAGGGGGCGCGTCTGTCTTTTATGTATATATTCGATGTGTTGCGTACAATAAACGTCTTTTTGtacggtggtgctgccggtgcttcttacgtctttcgcaaacaccacattggcgacgaggatggaATAAACACGTCAAGCTACCTTCAGCATCGAGTGTCGTCCGGGTCCGCCCCACCATGAGTTTCTCCGGCCTTGCTCCGCCGCCGCCGTTCCTTCCGACGCCCGGCCGGCCGTCACTTTCATGGGAGGAGTGGGAGCAGACCTTAACAGTCTACCTTCTAGCGTCCGGAGCAGCTGAGTTCCCACCAGCGCGACGCAAGgccattcttctgcattgtttgGGGGCAGAAGGGCAGCGTGTTTACCGGACTTTACCTGCAGGGTCGAATGTCGCAGCACCAGCAAGCGCCGTAGCACCGGAAGTACAAGAGAAGCCTCCCGCGGCCGCTACTGACGAGTACGAGGCTGCACTCATCGCCTTACGGCAGCAGTTTTCCACGTCGGGTAACGTCGTCGTCGAGCGTCATCGTTTCCACCGCCGCAGCCAACACGCAGGCAAGTCCGTTCATGACTTTGTTCCTGCTTTACGGGAGCTCGTTTCGCATTGTTTGTTCGCTTCACAAGATGATGCTCTGCGAGACCGATTTGTTGCCGGCGTTGTTTCCAACCGCGTACGTGAACGGTTGCTGCTCGAGGGTTCCTCCCTTTCGTTCGAGAGCGCAGTGCGGATCGCTCTTCAGTTTGAGCAAGCAGCTGAAGAGCTGAAGGAATTTTCTGCTTCGGTCGAGCCTGTTTCTGTACAGCGTCGTTCCCAGTATTCGCATTCTTCGCGAAACTTCAATTTCCAGCCAAAAGCGCATTTCCAGCAAAACTCTCCAAGCGCTACCGGTTCGCGTGCGCCGCAGGGGCCCCGCCTTCCCTCGGCGAGACAGAGATAG